A DNA window from Corynebacterium ciconiae DSM 44920 contains the following coding sequences:
- a CDS encoding Na+/H+ antiporter subunit A, with product MLLLLLCLIAASLLAPVLLRVIGRAAFGVVALVPAAGFGWVLTTFFTTPEPTIRTAEIEWMGGAHLNLDFRLDSLSALFALIILGIGALVLLYCWGYFDANPRRLATFGGCMVAFCMAMYGLVISDNLLLMYVFWEITSVLSFLLVGYYGERASSRRSAGQALMVTSLGGLAMLVGIVVFGTRSGQWTLSGLVNHGIGPDAPWMGAAVALVLAGALSKSAIAPAHFWLPGAMAAPTPVSAYLHSAAMVKAGIYLVARLSPTLNGITAWHLIVLPLGIFTMLLGGWMALRQKDLKLILAYGTVSQLGFIITVMGVGAKEALIAGLALMLAHSMFKATLFMVVGAIDHCAGTRNKNKLSGLGRTKPGLALIAALAGASMAGIPPFFGFVAKEAVFETLLHEPLLVGLPGQATLLGLVVGSVLTMAYTLYFFHAAFLVKRPDHPSGGGISPAVAEMEPLSFTQWAPPLVLACLGLFFGLRPELLDQAISIHAGTVYDGAEHTAVAPSGELALWHGFGIPLLLTGVIILLGAIMHWQRKTLERFHFDKPALGSADAAYDATLDMLRRWSLRITANTQRGSLPINEAVILATFCVLPMVAIVLGERTDVRMKLWDTPVQGVLALIIIVVAIATTRMDNRLSAVVLLGVTGYGLAMIFATYGAPDLALTQLLVETVSMVVFMLVLRKLPAETSAKTRTGYLRGRAWLAAAVGMTTVVLGVFAMNARSAPAISEAIPALAKEIAHGANAVNVLLVDIRAWDTLGEISVIVIVATGVASLVYRTRSFSRTSRRPVLHDHTFGGQWLSAPGAHERERNRALMVEAAARLSFPAMIVLSVFFFFAGHNAPGGGFAGGLVAGLAFALRYLAGGPEELEQTMPVDPGRIIGSGLGLASISALAPMIVGDAPLRSYVLDLHVPLIGEMHLVSPLVFDLGVYLIVVGLVLYILQSLGGQLDRDERHRRAKNKKENTKKEMARHGS from the coding sequence GTGCTTCTTCTGCTCCTCTGCTTAATTGCCGCGTCGCTGCTCGCACCCGTACTCCTGCGGGTGATAGGGCGCGCGGCATTCGGTGTGGTGGCGCTCGTACCGGCAGCCGGGTTTGGCTGGGTGCTCACCACCTTCTTCACCACGCCCGAGCCCACCATCCGCACTGCGGAGATTGAGTGGATGGGCGGCGCACACCTCAATCTAGACTTCCGGCTCGATAGCCTCTCAGCGCTATTCGCCCTCATTATCTTGGGGATCGGCGCGCTTGTGTTGCTGTACTGCTGGGGCTATTTCGACGCCAACCCGCGCCGACTCGCCACCTTCGGCGGATGCATGGTGGCGTTTTGCATGGCCATGTACGGCCTAGTGATCTCGGACAACCTGCTGCTCATGTACGTGTTCTGGGAGATCACCTCTGTACTCTCCTTTTTGCTGGTGGGCTACTACGGCGAGCGCGCCTCCTCCCGCCGCTCCGCAGGCCAGGCACTCATGGTCACCTCCCTCGGCGGGTTAGCCATGCTCGTGGGCATCGTGGTCTTCGGCACCCGCTCTGGTCAGTGGACTCTGTCCGGGCTGGTGAACCACGGCATCGGCCCCGATGCCCCGTGGATGGGCGCGGCCGTGGCCCTCGTGCTGGCGGGGGCACTGAGTAAGTCCGCCATCGCACCCGCCCACTTCTGGCTCCCCGGCGCGATGGCGGCCCCCACGCCAGTCTCGGCCTATCTACACTCGGCGGCGATGGTCAAGGCGGGCATCTATCTGGTGGCGCGGCTATCGCCCACCCTCAACGGGATCACCGCCTGGCATTTGATCGTGCTGCCGCTGGGTATCTTCACCATGTTGTTGGGCGGCTGGATGGCGCTGCGGCAGAAGGACCTGAAACTCATTTTGGCCTATGGCACCGTCTCGCAGCTGGGCTTTATCATTACGGTCATGGGTGTCGGCGCCAAGGAGGCGCTCATCGCTGGACTGGCGCTCATGCTTGCCCACTCGATGTTCAAAGCCACCCTGTTCATGGTGGTCGGCGCCATCGATCACTGTGCGGGCACCCGCAACAAGAACAAGCTCTCTGGGCTGGGGCGCACGAAGCCCGGGCTGGCATTGATCGCCGCCTTAGCTGGGGCGTCGATGGCGGGCATTCCGCCCTTCTTTGGTTTCGTCGCAAAAGAGGCGGTATTTGAGACCCTGCTGCACGAACCCTTGCTGGTGGGTCTGCCAGGCCAGGCCACCCTTCTCGGGCTAGTGGTGGGCTCGGTGCTCACCATGGCTTATACCTTGTACTTCTTCCACGCAGCCTTTTTAGTCAAGCGCCCCGATCACCCCAGCGGCGGCGGGATTTCCCCGGCGGTGGCAGAGATGGAGCCGTTAAGCTTCACCCAATGGGCCCCGCCGCTGGTGCTGGCATGCTTGGGGCTGTTTTTTGGGCTGCGCCCCGAGCTGCTTGACCAGGCGATCAGTATTCACGCCGGCACTGTCTACGATGGCGCCGAGCACACCGCCGTGGCCCCGTCCGGCGAGCTGGCGCTGTGGCATGGATTTGGTATCCCGCTGTTGCTTACGGGCGTCATCATCCTGCTTGGCGCGATCATGCACTGGCAGCGCAAAACCTTAGAAAGGTTCCACTTTGATAAGCCCGCGCTGGGTTCTGCGGATGCCGCCTATGACGCCACCCTCGATATGCTGCGCCGCTGGTCGCTACGCATCACCGCCAACACCCAGCGCGGCTCACTGCCGATCAACGAGGCCGTGATTCTCGCGACCTTCTGTGTGCTGCCGATGGTGGCGATCGTGCTGGGCGAGCGCACCGATGTGCGCATGAAACTCTGGGACACTCCCGTCCAAGGAGTATTGGCATTGATCATCATTGTGGTGGCCATCGCCACCACCCGGATGGATAATCGTCTTTCCGCAGTGGTGCTGCTGGGCGTGACGGGCTACGGCTTGGCGATGATTTTTGCCACCTACGGAGCACCCGATCTGGCGCTCACACAACTGCTGGTGGAGACCGTGTCCATGGTGGTATTCATGCTGGTGCTGCGAAAGCTGCCGGCAGAGACCTCCGCGAAGACGCGCACCGGATATCTGCGTGGCCGAGCGTGGCTGGCCGCGGCGGTGGGCATGACCACGGTGGTGCTGGGGGTCTTTGCCATGAATGCCCGCAGTGCGCCGGCGATCTCCGAGGCGATCCCCGCGTTGGCGAAGGAGATCGCGCACGGGGCGAACGCGGTGAATGTGCTGCTGGTGGATATTCGCGCCTGGGATACCCTGGGCGAGATTTCGGTGATCGTGATCGTGGCCACCGGTGTGGCCTCGCTGGTGTATCGCACCCGCAGTTTCTCTCGCACCTCTCGGCGGCCAGTGCTGCACGATCACACCTTTGGCGGGCAATGGCTCTCTGCCCCCGGAGCCCATGAGCGTGAACGCAACCGCGCCCTCATGGTGGAGGCGGCGGCGCGGCTGAGCTTCCCCGCGATGATCGTGCTCAGTGTGTTCTTCTTCTTTGCCGGCCACAATGCTCCGGGCGGCGGTTTCGCCGGGGGCTTGGTGGCGGGCCTGGCCTTCGCCCTGCGGTACTTGGCCGGCGGGCCAGAGGAGCTAGAACAGACCATGCCGGTGGATCCGGGCAGGATCATTGGAAGTGGCTTGGGGTTGGCGTCGATAAGCGCCCTTGCCCCCATGATTGTTGGTGACGCCCCGCTGCGCAGCTATGTGCTGGATCTGCACGTGCCACTGATCGGCGAGATGCACCTGGTGAGCCCGCTGGTCTTCGATCTTGGGGTGTATCTGATCGTGGTGGGGCTGGTGCTCTACATTCTGCAATCGCTGGGCGGGCAGCTGGATCGCGATGAGCGCCACCGCCGCGCGAAAAACAAGAAGGAGAACACAAAGAAGGAGATGGCGCGCCATGGTAGTTAA
- a CDS encoding Na(+)/H(+) antiporter subunit C: MVVNLSLVLAAGVLVAAGTFLLLERAMTKMLMGLILMGNGVNLLILLAGGAAGAPPIMGRSSALDHTDSDPLAQGMILTAIVISMAMTAFILGLAYRQYRYGAADLVEDDSEDTAVATRPLAASAAPDHDASDDPLTGEPTERGDLFGPTSFEAPVHGQGKKEGDTQ; this comes from the coding sequence ATGGTAGTTAATCTCTCCCTCGTCCTCGCCGCCGGAGTGCTGGTGGCGGCGGGAACCTTTCTGCTGCTGGAACGCGCCATGACCAAGATGCTCATGGGGCTGATACTCATGGGCAACGGCGTGAATCTGCTGATTTTGCTCGCCGGTGGCGCGGCGGGAGCCCCACCGATTATGGGGCGCAGCTCCGCGCTTGACCACACCGACTCGGACCCGCTCGCCCAAGGGATGATCCTCACCGCCATTGTGATTTCCATGGCGATGACGGCCTTTATCCTCGGCCTCGCCTATCGGCAGTACCGCTACGGCGCGGCCGACTTGGTGGAGGACGACAGCGAGGACACCGCCGTGGCCACCCGCCCGCTGGCAGCCTCAGCGGCACCGGACCACGACGCCTCCGATGATCCCCTCACCGGCGAGCCCACGGAGCGCGGCGATCTCTTTGGCCCCACCAGCTTCGAGGCACCGGTGCATGGCCAGGGCAAGAAGGAAGGAGATACGCAGTGA
- a CDS encoding Na+/H+ antiporter subunit D has product MDTLAPLFPYLIPGPILLPVIATALIHLLSSRRLQHVVAMGTFILLLAMCTLMVIYVDHAGVQSLQIGGWDAPIGITLVADRISTLMLTVSSLVLLAVMWFAIAQGMRDGSDKDPVSVFLPAYLLLSMGVNIAFLAGDLFNLYVGFEVLLVASYVLLTLGAARERIRAGISYVMVNMLSSVIFLIGIALTYAAVGTLNLAHISMRMDEVPSGVRTAIFAVLLVAFGVKAAVFPLYSWLPDSYPTAPALVTAVFAGLLTKVGVYSIIRMRSVVFPDGSLDTLLMWAALFTMLFGILGAMAQNDIKRLLSFTLVSHIGFMIFGIALGTAEGLSGAIFYAVHHILVQTALFLVVGLIERQAGSSSLRRLGSLAWTSPVLAALFLIPALNLGGIPPFSGFLGKVLLIQAGATHSGALVWLLIGGTVLTSLLTLYTMVVVWSKAFWRDRSDAPEGNQAFARPTPLVENTDTIEITERSDVGRMPTGMVASTSLLVAASLAITVLAGPLSEVTTRAAESTQDLDNYRSAVLGHELEHYEPGRQPSLRGGQR; this is encoded by the coding sequence ATGGATACGCTCGCGCCGCTCTTTCCTTATCTCATCCCCGGCCCCATCCTGCTGCCGGTGATCGCCACTGCCCTCATCCACCTGCTCTCGAGCCGACGGCTACAGCACGTGGTGGCTATGGGCACCTTCATTCTGCTGCTGGCGATGTGCACGCTCATGGTGATTTACGTAGACCACGCGGGGGTGCAGAGCCTGCAGATCGGCGGCTGGGATGCCCCCATTGGGATCACCCTGGTGGCGGATCGTATCTCCACACTCATGCTCACTGTCTCCTCGCTGGTGCTGCTCGCGGTGATGTGGTTTGCCATCGCCCAGGGTATGCGCGACGGCTCGGACAAAGACCCCGTGAGCGTGTTTCTGCCGGCTTATCTCCTGCTAAGCATGGGGGTGAATATCGCCTTTCTCGCTGGGGACCTCTTCAACCTGTATGTGGGATTCGAGGTGCTGCTGGTGGCCTCCTATGTGCTGCTCACCTTAGGGGCCGCGCGGGAACGCATCCGCGCCGGCATCTCCTATGTGATGGTGAACATGCTTTCCTCGGTGATCTTTCTCATCGGCATTGCCCTCACCTACGCGGCAGTCGGCACCCTCAACCTGGCGCACATCTCCATGCGCATGGACGAGGTCCCCTCAGGGGTGCGCACCGCCATTTTCGCGGTACTGCTCGTGGCCTTCGGAGTGAAAGCCGCAGTGTTTCCGCTCTACTCCTGGCTGCCGGACTCCTACCCCACCGCTCCCGCGCTGGTGACTGCGGTGTTCGCGGGGCTTCTGACCAAGGTGGGCGTGTACTCCATCATCCGGATGCGCTCCGTGGTGTTTCCTGATGGCAGCCTCGACACGCTCTTGATGTGGGCCGCGCTTTTTACCATGCTCTTCGGCATCCTGGGCGCGATGGCGCAAAACGATATCAAGCGACTTCTCTCCTTCACCCTGGTCAGCCATATCGGGTTCATGATCTTCGGCATTGCCCTGGGCACCGCGGAGGGATTGAGCGGGGCCATCTTCTATGCCGTGCACCATATTTTGGTGCAGACCGCCCTGTTTTTGGTGGTGGGCCTGATCGAGCGCCAAGCTGGGTCCTCCTCGCTGCGGCGCCTCGGCTCGCTCGCATGGACCTCGCCGGTGCTCGCCGCGCTGTTTCTCATCCCCGCGCTCAACCTCGGCGGCATCCCGCCCTTCTCGGGGTTTTTGGGCAAGGTGTTGCTCATCCAAGCCGGTGCCACCCATTCGGGAGCACTGGTGTGGCTACTCATTGGCGGCACGGTGCTCACCAGCCTGCTCACCCTCTACACCATGGTGGTGGTGTGGTCCAAGGCCTTTTGGCGGGACCGCTCCGATGCGCCCGAGGGCAACCAGGCTTTCGCCCGGCCCACCCCACTGGTCGAAAACACCGACACCATCGAGATCACCGAACGCAGCGACGTAGGCCGGATGCCCACCGGCATGGTGGCCTCCACCTCCCTGCTGGTGGCAGCCTCCCTTGCGATTACGGTGCTTGCCGGTCCGCTGTCTGAGGTGACCACCCGGGCCGCGGAGTCCACCCAGGATCTCGATAACTATCGCAGCGCCGTGCTTGGCCACGAGCTGGAACACTACGAACCGGGGCGCCAGCCCTCACTCCGAGGAGGCCAGCGATGA
- a CDS encoding Na+/H+ antiporter subunit E, with amino-acid sequence MIEGFKRRFRPLSVVVLAVIWVMLYGEITSGNILAGLGIGLAVTVLLPLPSVPMTWTRINLWQLLRLAGAFAVDLVVSSARVAWIALRPSEPPRSAIVYVPMRVQDEFVFALAATILNLTPGGAVCDLDVANRRMVYHVLDGRSPDSIAAATGSVRALEKRLIAIFETDTQRAHTHKEKVTPHG; translated from the coding sequence ATGATCGAGGGATTCAAACGCCGCTTCCGGCCGCTGTCTGTGGTGGTGCTGGCCGTAATCTGGGTGATGCTCTACGGCGAGATCACGTCCGGCAACATTCTGGCGGGCCTGGGCATCGGCCTAGCCGTGACGGTCTTGCTGCCGCTGCCGAGCGTGCCCATGACGTGGACCCGCATCAACCTCTGGCAGCTGCTCCGCCTAGCCGGTGCCTTCGCGGTGGACCTCGTGGTCTCCTCCGCCCGGGTGGCGTGGATCGCGCTGCGCCCCAGTGAACCGCCTCGCTCCGCAATTGTCTATGTGCCTATGCGCGTGCAGGACGAGTTTGTGTTTGCCCTAGCCGCCACCATCTTGAACCTCACCCCAGGGGGCGCGGTATGTGATCTGGATGTGGCCAACCGCCGCATGGTGTATCACGTGCTCGACGGCCGCTCCCCGGACTCCATCGCCGCAGCCACCGGCAGCGTCCGGGCGCTGGAGAAGCGCCTCATCGCCATCTTTGAAACCGACACCCAGCGGGCGCACACCCATAAGGAGAAGGTGACACCCCATGGATAA
- a CDS encoding monovalent cation/H+ antiporter complex subunit F, with protein MLAVAALIAVGRILVGPNSLDRLLSFDAIVAMSQAGLALYICYTLDTTVSNAMMVLALLGFISTVAVTRFRKRDARR; from the coding sequence ATGCTCGCGGTCGCCGCGCTCATCGCGGTAGGCCGGATCCTGGTCGGGCCCAACTCCCTCGATCGGCTGCTTAGCTTCGATGCGATCGTGGCCATGTCCCAGGCAGGCCTTGCGCTGTATATCTGCTACACCCTCGATACCACCGTGTCGAATGCCATGATGGTGCTGGCGCTACTGGGGTTCATCTCCACGGTGGCCGTCACCCGATTCCGGAAGCGAGACGCCCGCCGATGA
- a CDS encoding monovalent cation/H(+) antiporter subunit G gives MTSALLIASFICLTFGALLSLSASLGLARFHGTMQRLHAITKPQTLGLVLVVLGAILRVIAIEDFGSSERGDITAMVLVMFFALLTAPVVAQRFGRIARQEKLYDAERVTRDEPAEKQRKAREKEQRQQKEEQRRRKEQTQGGYGRPR, from the coding sequence ATGACCTCCGCCCTATTGATCGCCTCGTTCATCTGCCTCACCTTCGGTGCCCTGCTCTCGCTCTCCGCGAGCCTGGGGTTGGCCCGCTTTCATGGCACGATGCAAAGGCTGCACGCCATCACCAAGCCGCAGACTCTCGGCTTGGTACTGGTGGTGCTCGGCGCGATCCTGCGCGTCATCGCAATTGAGGATTTCGGTTCCTCGGAACGCGGCGATATCACCGCGATGGTGCTAGTCATGTTTTTCGCTCTGCTGACCGCGCCGGTAGTTGCGCAGCGCTTTGGCAGGATCGCTAGGCAGGAAAAGCTGTACGACGCCGAGCGCGTGACCCGCGACGAGCCCGCCGAAAAGCAGCGCAAGGCGCGGGAAAAGGAGCAACGGCAGCAGAAGGAAGAGCAGCGCCGCCGCAAGGAGCAGACACAGGGCGGCTATGGGCGGCCGCGGTAA
- a CDS encoding glutamate--cysteine ligase, which translates to MTPSSSSSLSAGEKRRSVSHHQSFKRGGPHTLGVEWEIALVDPITRDLVPRAHEVVDYMNTHYPDVHVEREFLANTVELITGVGSTVPEVVNELHIGLTALQEAAEHVGVKLWSAGSHPFADWREQPVSDKGPYSEIIERTQYWGRQMLIWGLHVHVSIEHEDKVWPIINALMTTFPHLLALSASSPGWNGLDTGYASNRTMLYQQLPTAGLPFVFDTWEQWSEYMEDQDTSGVISHTGSMHLDIRPAGKWGTIEVRACDAPSTLSELAALVALTHTLVVYFDRALDRGEELPQLPLWHNAENKWRAARYGMDALVITGRNTEEEWVRDSLREIIATLRPLAGELGCAEEFTELEAMLDRPAAYARQRAVFEASGDWKDVVDLTIEELYRGRP; encoded by the coding sequence ATGACTCCCTCTTCGTCTTCCTCGCTGTCCGCCGGCGAGAAACGCCGTTCTGTCTCCCATCACCAAAGCTTCAAACGGGGCGGCCCTCACACCCTCGGGGTGGAGTGGGAGATCGCCCTCGTGGATCCCATAACCCGTGATCTCGTGCCCCGCGCCCACGAGGTGGTGGATTACATGAACACCCACTATCCGGATGTGCACGTGGAGCGGGAATTTCTGGCCAACACCGTGGAGCTCATCACTGGTGTGGGATCCACCGTGCCCGAGGTGGTCAATGAGCTCCACATTGGCCTGACTGCCCTGCAGGAGGCCGCCGAGCATGTGGGCGTGAAGCTGTGGTCGGCGGGCTCGCACCCCTTCGCGGATTGGCGCGAGCAGCCGGTCTCGGACAAGGGCCCCTATTCGGAGATCATCGAACGCACCCAGTACTGGGGCCGGCAGATGCTCATCTGGGGTTTGCACGTGCACGTCTCTATCGAGCACGAGGATAAGGTGTGGCCGATCATCAACGCGCTAATGACCACCTTCCCGCACCTGCTGGCCCTCTCGGCCTCCTCGCCGGGCTGGAATGGGCTCGACACCGGCTATGCCTCCAATCGCACGATGCTTTACCAGCAGCTGCCCACTGCTGGGCTGCCCTTTGTCTTTGACACCTGGGAGCAGTGGTCGGAGTACATGGAGGATCAAGATACCTCCGGGGTGATCAGCCACACCGGTTCGATGCATCTGGATATCCGTCCCGCCGGCAAGTGGGGCACCATCGAGGTGCGCGCCTGCGATGCGCCCTCCACGCTCAGCGAGCTTGCCGCGCTCGTCGCACTTACCCACACCCTGGTGGTCTACTTTGACCGTGCTCTCGATCGCGGCGAGGAACTGCCACAGCTTCCGCTGTGGCACAACGCGGAAAATAAATGGCGCGCCGCCCGATACGGCATGGATGCGTTGGTCATTACTGGTCGCAACACTGAAGAGGAATGGGTGCGTGACTCCCTGCGCGAGATTATCGCCACCCTGCGACCACTGGCTGGGGAGCTGGGCTGCGCCGAGGAGTTCACCGAGTTGGAGGCGATGCTGGATCGCCCCGCCGCCTATGCTCGGCAGCGCGCCGTCTTTGAGGCCAGCGGCGACTGGAAGGACGTGGTGGACCTCACCATCGAGGAGCTTTACCGCGGCCGCCCATAG
- a CDS encoding LytR C-terminal domain-containing protein, giving the protein MNYSTHEPTEHDPAPASRGSETPVRGLAMILISVAVLLALWGAFTLIDSDDPNETVVADPGSSSSSEESSAPEQKQERPDSPQSQRPEGEKKPEADRPAGEQPPRPAQPSATGDPKAVPVTTLNNSTITGLADTVATELRDTGWDVREVGNFADTPLPETTVFFTPGNAEEERAARSLAEQLGVQAQPRNEAVATAPQGVVLILTKDLRTP; this is encoded by the coding sequence ATGAACTACTCCACCCACGAGCCCACTGAGCACGACCCCGCGCCCGCTTCGCGCGGTTCCGAGACGCCCGTCCGCGGCCTGGCGATGATCCTCATCAGCGTGGCCGTGCTGCTGGCGCTGTGGGGAGCGTTCACCCTCATCGACTCCGATGATCCCAACGAGACCGTGGTGGCTGATCCCGGCTCCTCTAGCTCCTCGGAGGAATCCTCCGCCCCGGAGCAGAAGCAGGAGCGCCCGGATAGCCCGCAGTCTCAGCGCCCCGAAGGGGAGAAGAAGCCGGAGGCCGATCGCCCAGCGGGCGAGCAGCCGCCGCGCCCGGCGCAGCCCAGCGCCACCGGGGATCCGAAGGCGGTACCGGTGACCACGTTGAACAACTCCACCATCACCGGCTTGGCCGATACCGTGGCCACCGAGCTGCGCGACACTGGCTGGGATGTGCGCGAGGTGGGCAACTTTGCCGATACCCCGCTGCCGGAGACCACCGTCTTCTTCACCCCGGGCAATGCGGAGGAAGAGCGCGCCGCCCGTTCCCTCGCCGAGCAGCTCGGCGTGCAGGCCCAGCCGCGCAACGAGGCCGTGGCCACCGCCCCGCAGGGCGTGGTCCTCATCCTCACCAAGGATCTGCGCACCCCCTAG
- a CDS encoding DUF3263 domain-containing protein, translated as MSQLSEHDKAILELEKKRFVQAGRKEEAIRALGTTPVRYYQRLNELIDAPLAAQSEPLLIARLRRLREQRS; from the coding sequence ATGAGTCAGTTGAGTGAGCACGACAAAGCGATTCTCGAGTTGGAGAAGAAACGCTTCGTGCAAGCAGGGCGGAAGGAGGAGGCCATTCGTGCTCTCGGCACCACGCCTGTGCGCTACTACCAGCGCTTGAATGAGCTTATCGACGCCCCCCTCGCTGCCCAGAGCGAGCCGCTGCTCATCGCCCGCCTGCGGCGCCTGCGCGAGCAGCGATCTTAA
- a CDS encoding peptide deformylase — MTIRPIVIYGDPVLHSPTEPVTEPVSELSELIADMHETLVASNGVGLAANQVGVSKRLFVYRCPDIDGPEGSDKAPEDIERDGGRIRVGCVINPVLETSTIPETMPAEDGSEDEGCLSLPGEGFPTGRADWARVTGLDENGEEISVEGYGFFARLLQHEVGHLDGYVYTDVLVGRNKRAAKKMVKRNGWTEAGRTWLPGTDPDPFGFDN; from the coding sequence ATGACAATTCGCCCCATCGTGATCTACGGAGACCCCGTCCTCCACTCCCCCACCGAGCCTGTGACCGAGCCGGTGAGCGAACTCTCAGAGCTCATCGCCGATATGCACGAGACCCTCGTGGCCTCCAATGGGGTGGGCTTGGCGGCCAATCAGGTGGGTGTGAGCAAGCGGCTGTTCGTCTACCGCTGCCCCGATATCGACGGCCCCGAAGGCAGCGATAAGGCCCCCGAGGATATCGAGCGCGATGGCGGCCGGATTCGGGTGGGCTGCGTGATCAACCCGGTACTGGAGACCTCCACCATTCCCGAGACCATGCCCGCCGAGGACGGCTCCGAGGACGAGGGCTGCCTCTCCCTGCCCGGCGAGGGCTTTCCCACCGGCCGCGCCGACTGGGCGCGGGTAACCGGGCTGGACGAGAATGGCGAGGAGATCTCCGTAGAAGGCTATGGCTTCTTCGCGCGGCTACTGCAACACGAGGTGGGCCATCTCGACGGCTATGTCTACACCGATGTGCTCGTCGGGCGGAATAAGCGCGCCGCCAAAAAGATGGTGAAGCGCAATGGCTGGACCGAGGCGGGCCGCACTTGGCTGCCCGGCACCGACCCCGACCCCTTCGGCTTCGACAACTAA
- a CDS encoding N-acetylglutamate synthase, CG3035 family, which yields MLPFPYRGRAPKVGDRVIVRRCLPDTPGHLTDVIGHVLSLEPLEIRPQSVGGLPSSAPSLRIDASLVTILKVLSPRRVMNSDIRAIEHATALAFPGIEHTWSSDGHWLLRAGDGITERSNSATPLGSSAGFSLPPLQEIREFYDRHQLPVRIHLPDRIARNAERLCQPPGWEIGPEIIVMTRSLSDCATEPADPLPENMTVSVDTQPDEQWLEQYHFRGQALPVHALELLMRQIDGRMGFARIQVDGHTVAITRATITSSPDGRRWLGYSAVEVKDAWRRRGLGTLLGRAVLHWGARSGATDAYLQVIASNTAGIGLYERLGFIEHHRHRYATERH from the coding sequence ATGCTGCCCTTCCCCTACCGCGGCCGGGCGCCCAAAGTGGGCGACCGCGTCATCGTTCGGCGCTGCCTCCCCGATACTCCCGGCCATCTCACCGATGTGATCGGCCACGTGCTGAGCCTGGAGCCGCTGGAGATCCGCCCGCAGTCCGTGGGCGGGTTGCCCTCTTCCGCGCCCTCGCTGCGTATCGACGCTTCCTTGGTCACAATCCTCAAAGTCTTAAGCCCGCGGCGGGTGATGAACTCCGATATCCGCGCCATCGAGCACGCCACTGCCTTGGCATTTCCGGGCATCGAACACACCTGGAGCTCGGACGGCCACTGGTTGCTGCGCGCCGGCGATGGCATCACCGAACGATCCAACTCCGCCACCCCGCTCGGCAGCTCCGCTGGCTTTAGCCTGCCGCCGTTGCAGGAGATCCGCGAGTTTTATGATCGCCACCAGCTCCCTGTGCGCATCCACCTGCCCGATCGCATCGCTCGCAATGCCGAGCGGCTCTGCCAGCCACCCGGTTGGGAGATAGGCCCGGAGATCATTGTGATGACCCGCTCGCTCAGCGACTGCGCCACCGAGCCTGCCGATCCACTGCCGGAGAACATGACAGTGAGTGTGGATACGCAGCCGGATGAGCAGTGGTTGGAGCAGTACCACTTCCGCGGCCAAGCGCTGCCGGTGCACGCCCTAGAGCTCCTCATGCGCCAGATTGACGGGCGCATGGGCTTCGCCCGCATCCAGGTTGATGGGCACACCGTGGCGATCACCCGCGCCACCATCACCAGCTCCCCCGATGGGCGGCGCTGGCTGGGCTATTCGGCCGTGGAGGTCAAGGACGCCTGGCGGCGCCGCGGGCTGGGAACCCTGCTGGGCCGCGCGGTACTGCATTGGGGTGCACGCTCCGGCGCCACGGACGCCTATCTGCAGGTAATAGCCTCCAACACCGCCGGTATTGGGCTCTATGAGCGGCTCGGCTTCATCGAGCATCACCGCCACCGCTACGCCACCGAGCGGCATTAG
- a CDS encoding RDD family protein yields MEYEYSRSAQAGQRQRFFPSGVQDMMSPPVNYSDLERYQAFSPGRNRGRRDVHCAPVLRRLAAQALDAAVFSVALLAMFIAVIWGTGSEALTSAAALTMILGWPGGYYLYQTAGDVCGGSVGKRLMGLRVVAPAAMPVPISSAARRNLWILLNYIPVAGPVAALGVAGWLGADARTDAFGMGPHDRGAELRVVRPE; encoded by the coding sequence ATGGAGTATGAGTACAGCCGCTCTGCGCAGGCGGGACAGCGGCAGCGATTCTTCCCGTCCGGTGTGCAGGACATGATGAGTCCGCCGGTGAACTACTCCGATTTAGAGCGCTATCAGGCGTTTAGCCCGGGCCGAAACCGCGGTCGCCGGGATGTGCACTGTGCGCCGGTGCTACGCCGACTAGCCGCCCAGGCACTGGATGCCGCCGTGTTCAGCGTGGCGCTACTAGCGATGTTCATAGCCGTGATCTGGGGCACCGGCTCCGAGGCGCTCACCTCAGCGGCGGCTCTCACCATGATCTTGGGCTGGCCCGGCGGCTACTACCTGTATCAGACCGCCGGTGATGTCTGCGGCGGCAGCGTCGGCAAAAGGCTGATGGGCCTGCGGGTGGTGGCCCCGGCCGCCATGCCGGTGCCGATCAGCTCGGCTGCTCGACGCAACCTGTGGATCCTGCTCAACTACATCCCCGTCGCTGGCCCGGTGGCTGCGCTCGGCGTGGCCGGCTGGCTCGGTGCGGATGCCCGCACCGATGCCTTCGGCATGGGCCCGCACGATCGAGGTGCTGAGCTGCGCGTGGTCCGGCCCGAGTAG